From Rhodococcus sp. B7740:
GGCGGAACCAGCGATCCGATCATTTCGATCGGCTTGGCGGGGGCCTTCAGTGCGGTGCCCCCCGGCGTACCGGTGAGTAGTAGATCGCCCGGATCGATCCGCTGAAACTTGCTCAGCGCCTTCAGTGATTCGACCGGACGGTAGATCATGTCGGCGACCGTACTGTCCTGTCGGACCGAGCCGTTGACGCGCAAGGTCAATGCGAGGTCTCCGAACCGGTCGAACTCGCCGGCCTCGAGCAGTACGAGGCGCGGCCCGACCGGCGTGAAGGTGGGGTACGACTTGCCCTCGTAGAACTGAGTTTTGGGCAACTGGACATCGCGCGCCGAGACGTCGTTGGTGATCACGAGCCCGGCCACGTACTCGGCCACGTTGGACGCGTCGATCTTGGTGCCGACGGTGAGGGTCTTGCCGAAGACCAAGCCGATCTCGATCTCGTAGTCCAGCAGCTTGACGTGCGCGGGCTTGATCACGTCGTCGGTGGGTCCACTGATCGAGCCCGAGGTCTTGCGGAAGAACGTCAGCGGCACCGTCTCGGGGTTCATTCCCGAGTCCTTCACATGCGAGACGAAGTTCGTCATGTTCGCCATGATTCGGCAGGGCGCGGTGACCGGCGAGATCGGCGACAACGTCTCCACGGCAACGACATCGGTGGAGTCGCGCGCCGACTCGATGGCCGCTCGATCGGCGAGTAGCTCGGCGGTGGTGGTGGCCGAGGTGTCGATTCGGGACGCGCCGGCCGGGGTCTCCACCCACCAGGCGTCGGCGGTGCGCAGTACAGCGATGCTCATGAGGAAGCCACTTTCATCAGGCCGCGAAGGCGTTCGGTGTCGAATTCGTTGTCGGTGCGTAGCGAGGAGATGATCGATTTGAGCTCGTGCAGAGACGCTTTGCTCGGCGCGATCCCGAGGAAGTCCTTGGACGCAGGCGGACCCCACTGAGCCAGGCCGGATGCGGTCATCGGTGCCCAGCCGGGCTCGAGGGAGCTGTCGAACATATCGCCGTCGCTGAAATGTTCCACCAGGAAACCGTCGGGATCCCGCCAGTAGTCGAAGATCTGGCTGCCCTGGATGTGCCTGCCGATACCCCACGAATGCCGGTACCCGCGCTGGGTCAGGTACTCCCCGCCCGCGGCGATGGCATCGAGATCCGACACCTGGTAGGCCGAGTGTACGTACCGGTTGGACGGACCGAGAGTCATTGCGAGAGTGTGATGATCGGCCGGAGTGTTGCCACGATCGCAGCGGATGAAGCTCATCACCGGACCTCGATCACGCTGGCCGTCGTAGTAGAGGAAGTCGCTGACGATCAGTCCGAGATGATGCAGGTACCAGTTCAGGTTCTCGAGGTAGCCGGTGCGCTGGAGCACCACGTGTCCCAGACGTTGGACTCGGGCGGGCTGACGCGGAGGCCGCTGCGTCGCGTTGAGTCGGTAGCGCGGGTCGCCGAAGTTGTAGGTGTGCGCTGGCTGGCCGGGCAGCTCGGGATGCTCGGTGTACCCGGACACCACCTGGACGGGTTGTCCACCCGGGTCGGTGAGATTCACGGCGACACCGCCGAGTGTGTCGGGTAGTCGTTGGACGCGCTGCCCGGTGGCCTCGGCCAGCCTCATCAGGTCGGCATCGTCTGCGGCGGCGAAGGCTGCGCCCACGAAGCGTGTTCGCTTGCCGCGACGGATGATCACGCACGGTGCGCCGACGTGCGTACCTCGCAGATGGATCTCCTCCGGAGTGCGAAGCGAGACGGTGAAACCGAAGGCCACGGCGAACGCCTCGGCCTTGGTCAGATCCGGCTTGCGAAACTCCAGCCACGCGATGTCCCGAACCTTGATGATGGGATCCTTCGCGCGACCGGGGTGCTCGCCGGTGAGCGCGCCTTGGTCCACGTGCATGTCCTTGTGGCCGTCGACGTCCTGTGCCATTGAGCCTCCCTCGTTGGTGACAATATCGTCACCTATGACAGTGCCGTCAGTCAATAGTATTGACAGAATCGTCAGCCATGAGGAAGAGTCAGGCCGTCGACCAGCGCAGACAGAAGTAGGGACCATGACCGAAACCCCGAATCGACTCGAGCGCCGCAAGGCCCGCACGCGTGGAGCGTTGATCGAAGCGGCGCAGGGCTTCATCGCCCGCGGCGAACTGAACGCGCCGATCGCAGAGATCACCCAGGCCGCCGACGTGGGTATGGGGTCGTTCTACAACCACTTCGTCAGTCGAGAGCAGCTGTTCCAGTCGGCGGTCGACGGTGCCCTGGAGTTGCTGGGCGGCTACCTCGATTCGCTGACCGACGTCGACGCCGACCCCGCCGAGGCGTTCACTCGATCGTTTCGAATCTCCGGCCGACTCTTTCGCCTGCAACCAGAACTCAGCCGCGTGCTCATCCACTCCGGTCCCGAGTTGATCACCTCGCAGCACGGTCTCGGTCCACGTGCGGCGAGGGACATCGTCGCCGGAGTCGATGCGGGGTACTTCCGGGTCGAGGACATACAGCTGTCCTTGGCTCTGGTGGCAGGCGCATTGCTCGGTCTGGGCCAGCTACTGCTCGAGCAACCTGATCGTGACGACAACGAGGCCGTGGATCGAATGGCGTACAGCGTGCTGCTCGCGCTGGGAATGTCCGACGCCGATGCGCGTGACCTGTGCGCCCGGCCGCTCCCGCCGATGAGTGACGTTCCCAGCGTGGACGGTGAGAGCGCATAGCCCACGCGGCTACGGAACGTCACCGTGCGTGTGTCTCCTCCAGATCCCGGATGATCTGCGCAACCCGACGGTCCCGGACGAGCCTGCGTTCCAGAATCGGGTTGAGCATTCCCCGGAACCAGAAGTACGGAGTCCACACGGCAGGGGCGATCAATCGTGCCCGACGGGTCCGGACCGCGTGTACGAGCAACTCGGCGGCTCGCTGAGACGGCAGGCGTCGGCTCAGCGGCCACGGAAGAAATCCTCCGATTCGCCGACCGATCGGATCGTCGTCGAGGGTGTGCCGTGCCAGATCGGTGTCCACCACTCCGAAGTACGCGAGACCGGCCGATGCGCCGACGGCAGCAAGTTCGATGCGCAGAGCGCGGCCCAGCTGTTCCACGGCCGCCTTGCTCACCATGTACGCGGACCCACCCATCCCGGGAGTGAATGCAGCGCAGGACGATACGAGCAGTATGTGTCCGCCGCTCGCGACGATCTCGTCGGCGGCGGCCCGCACGATGTTGAGGACGCCGCCGAAGTTCACCGCCATCACAGAGTCGAAGACGGCGCGGTCGATCGACCTGATGGTGGCCGGCGGCGGGGTGATCCCGGCATTGGCGATCACGATGTCGAGGCGGCCGAACCTGTCGATCGTTGCCGCGACGCAGTCCGCCATCGCTGCCGGATCGGTGACGTCACCGACGAGCAGAAGTGTCCTTTCCGTACCGGTCGGATCCGCGGGAAAATCTCGATCCACCACCGCGACAGACGCTCCCGCCGCGCGCAATCTCTCGACCGTCGCGGCTCCGATTCCACGGGCTCCGCCGGTGACCAGTGCCACCTTTCCCGCGAGTTCGATGGTGCCGCTCATGCGAGCTCCTTGCTGGTCGCGAGCATCGGATCTACCTCGGAAAGCGCGCTGCGGCAGTGATAATGACGCAGTTCGATGGTGGACATACGCCGGGTGAAGTTGCGTACCGAACCGGGCCAGTACGTCACGTTGCGTCCGGACGGGCTCAGGTAGTAGCTGCTGCATCCTCCCGAGTTCCACACCGATCCCGCGAGTCGCTCGTCGGTGTGATCCGCGAATTCGATCTGTGCCCGCATGCTGACCTCGAGGGCCGCCAGTGCGTTGTCGTCCATCGCGCGCAGTGCCGCAAGGATGTAGTTCACCTGAGCCTCGATGGTGACCACCTGGGAGGTGTACACCACCGAGTTGGGGCCGAGCAGCATGAAGAAATTCGGGAAGCCGTGCACCGTGGTGCCCCGGTACGACGACATTTCCCCGTCGGGCCAGTGGTCCGCCAACGACTTTCCGTCACGACCGACGATCCGCCGGAAGCCGGTGTGGCCGGACACGGTGAATCCCGTCCCGAGGACGATGGCATCGACCTGGTGCACGGTCCCGTCGGTGGTGACGATGCCCTCGGGCACGATCCGCGCGATGCTCGTGGTTTCGACGGTGACGTTCTCTCGGCACAGGGCGGGGTAGAACTTGTTCGAGAACGTCGTTCGCTTGCAACCGAATTCGTAACCAGGTGTGAGCTTCTCGCGAAGTACAGGGTCCTTCACCTGACGACGGAGATGTGCGCGCCCCAATGCCGTGAGCGGTGCGAGCAACGATCGATGGCCGATGAGTCCGGGAACCAACGCTTCCTGGAACAGATCGAACGTGCGGCGCATCGCTCGCTGGGCCCGGGGGAACTTCCTGAGCAGGGACCTGCCGGATTCGGAGATCGGCCGGTCGGGATGCGGAAGGATCCACGTCGGTGTCCGCTGGAACAGTGTCAGGTGCGCGGCCTCGGGGGCCAGACGCGGAACGAACTGCACCGCGGATGCTCCGGTGCCGATGACGGCGAGGCGTCGGCCCTGGGCGGAGTGCTGATGGTCCCACTTCGCCGAGTGGAACACGGTGCCCGAGAACGATTCCAGTCCTTCGATGTCGGGAGTTGCCGGTTCACTGAACGGGCCGAGTGCTCCGATGAGGATGCGCGCAGACCATGTTCCCTCGCTCGTCCGCACCACCCACTGGGCCTGTTCGTCGTTCCACGTCGCGTCCAGTACCTCGTGCCTGAAACGGATGCGATCGCGGATACCGAAACGATCGGTGCAATCGTTGAGATACGCCTCGATCTCGGGCTGAAGCGGGTAGAGCCGCGTCCAGTCGGGGTTGGGTGCGAACGAGAACGAATACAGCGCCGACGGAATATCGCACTGCGCACCGGGATAGGTGTTCACGTGCCACGTTCCACCGACCGCCGTATCGCGCTCGAAGATCAGAAAGTCGCTGCGGCCTTCCTGCTCGAGCCTGATCGCGGCCCCGAGGCCACCGAAGCCCGCGCCGATGATCGCGACGTCGGTGTGCGGTACGGGCGTGGCCCTGTCGAATGGTGTTGCAGGCATGAGGGTATGGGCTCCTTCTACAGATCGAGGACGAGAGCTTCGCCGTCGACGGCAGCGCGCGAGACACACAGGGTGAGTGAGTTCTCGCGTTCGGACGGGCTCAGGACGCGATCTCGGTGCTCGACGCGTCCGGCGACGAGACCGACGACGCACGCTCCGCAGAAGCCTTGCCGACACGAGAACGGCTGATCCGGCCTGGACCGGCGGAGTGCGTCGAGAGCGGTCTCCTGCGCACCGACCTCGATGGTGTCTCCCGAGCGATCGAGCTTCAGCACGAACGGCATGCCGTCGACCACCGCTGCAGGCGCGAACAACTCGGTGTGGAATTCACGAACGGCCGTACTGGCGAGGGACTCGTCGCGGAGTCTGCCCGACAGCGCCGCGGGCCCGCAGACGTACATCGCGGAGTTGCCCATCCCGAGATCGACGATGTCCTCCGGAACCGGAAATCCGTCGACATCATCGGTTTTGACGATCACATGCCCGCGCGAGGTCAGTGCCAACTGCTGCAGCAGGGCAACGAACGGCAGACTCGCCCGAGAGCGACCGTGGTAGTACAGCGTCCACCGCGCCCCGTCCCGGACGGCGCGTTCGATCATCGCCCGGATGGGGGTGATGCCGATTCCGGCGGCCACGAAGAGGTAATGCTCGGCCTCCGCCATCGGAAAGGCATTGCGGGGACCTCGAACTCGCAGGACAGCGCCGCGGGAGAGCGCGTGGATCTCGGTGGACGCTCTACCGCCGGGGATCTTGCGGACGCTGATGCGGTAGTGATCACCTGACCCGGGTCGACCGGCGAGTGAGTACTGCCGCACCGAACCGGACGGAGTGGTGACGTCGATGTGCGCTCCGGGTTGCCATGTCGGTAGTGGTGCACCGTCCCTGCGCGAGAGCAGCAGCGAGCGAACGTCCTCGGCCTCGTCGATCGTATCGTCGACGACGGTCTCGAATTCGTATCCGACGCTTCGTCGGGGCCGCGCCGGAGACAGGGCCGTCACGATCGGCGAATCGGTGACGAGCCTGGCGTAGAAACGGGACGCGGCACCGATGGCGCGAAGTCCCCGTCCCGGTGCCGTCACGGTGATCTCGCCGAGATGGCTGTGCACCGGAGGCACTGTGGTCGTCACTGCTGGGCCGCCAGCGCCGCGGGGGAAACTGCCAGGTACTGCACGGCCTTGTCGATGTCGCCCATCTTCGAGGGGTGGAAGCCGGGACGGATGTACAGGGCGAGCTGCACGAACAAGAACGACAGGCCCGGTATCAGGTGCTTGCGTGAGGCTCGTGCGAACGCGATCGGCCACGGGGCGCGCAGCCGCCGCGTACCGGTTCGTGGCGTGGCGACCGAATTCCGGTACAGGTACGCGGCGGTACTGAACCACAACACGGCCAACCCAGCGCTGGCGATCACCGCGGTTCGTGCGCGGCGGAATGCGCCACCGTCGACGTACTGGAACGCATCGAATGCGACATTGCGGTGTTCGAGTTCTTCCGCTCCGTGCCAACGCAGCAGATCCAGCATCGTCGGGTCGACGCCGATGCGGTCGAATTCGGCATTGTCGAGCAGCCACTCGCCTACTACTGCGGTGAAATGCTCTGCTGCTGCATAGATTCCGAGGCGCTCGTTCAGCCATGCTTTGCCTGCGCGGCCGGTGAGGCCGTGATCGCCGAACACCACACCCACGGCGAAGCGGATGCGCTGCAGAATCGGTTCGATGTCCACTCCGTGCGCGACGAGGTAGGTGCGGAAGCTTTCGTGGGAGGACGCGTGTGTGGCTTCCTGGCCGACGAATCCCACGACTTCCTCGTGCAGTCTGCGGTCGTCGATGTACGGCAGCGCGCGGGCGAACACGTCCGCCATCGCTCGTTCTCCCTCGGGCAGAACCAGGTGCATGACGTTCCAGAAGTGGGTGGCGTACCACTCGTGGGGGATGTACTGGAGTGGAACTCCGGACCAGTCGAATGTCACCGCGCGCGCCACTATCGCGTAGGACTCGTCCGTGTACTGCTCGTCCGAGTCGCCCGCCTTGTTCCGAGACATTCGAAACTCCGTTTCTTCGAGATCGTGCCGCTGCTGTGAGCGATGCTACATAGCAACATATTATGTTGCAATGTTGCACAGAATGGACGGTGGACGGCCGATAGGATCGAGCGATGCATCCAGATGGGGACGACGGGCCGATTCTCGATGCCGCCTTGGAACTGTTCGGTGAGGTCGGAATTCCTCGAACCACCATCGGCGACGTCGCGAAGCGCGCCAAGATCAATCGCGTGACCGTCTATCGCCGTATCGGATCGAAGGACGAACTCGTTCGGGCCGTCATGGCGCGGGAGTCGTCGCGGCTGTTCGCGGCGGTGGCAGCTGCGGCTGCCGAACAGAGGTCACGTGCGGATCGGGCGGCACACGGATTCGCCACGACCATCGACTCGGTGCGAACGAACCC
This genomic window contains:
- a CDS encoding fumarylacetoacetate hydrolase family protein, which codes for MSIAVLRTADAWWVETPAGASRIDTSATTTAELLADRAAIESARDSTDVVAVETLSPISPVTAPCRIMANMTNFVSHVKDSGMNPETVPLTFFRKTSGSISGPTDDVIKPAHVKLLDYEIEIGLVFGKTLTVGTKIDASNVAEYVAGLVITNDVSARDVQLPKTQFYEGKSYPTFTPVGPRLVLLEAGEFDRFGDLALTLRVNGSVRQDSTVADMIYRPVESLKALSKFQRIDPGDLLLTGTPGGTALKAPAKPIEMIGSLVPPSVKWKVFFKKQAKNPAFLKDGDVLELTCSTPDGALDLGVQRTRVSYR
- a CDS encoding VOC family protein, with amino-acid sequence MAQDVDGHKDMHVDQGALTGEHPGRAKDPIIKVRDIAWLEFRKPDLTKAEAFAVAFGFTVSLRTPEEIHLRGTHVGAPCVIIRRGKRTRFVGAAFAAADDADLMRLAEATGQRVQRLPDTLGGVAVNLTDPGGQPVQVVSGYTEHPELPGQPAHTYNFGDPRYRLNATQRPPRQPARVQRLGHVVLQRTGYLENLNWYLHHLGLIVSDFLYYDGQRDRGPVMSFIRCDRGNTPADHHTLAMTLGPSNRYVHSAYQVSDLDAIAAGGEYLTQRGYRHSWGIGRHIQGSQIFDYWRDPDGFLVEHFSDGDMFDSSLEPGWAPMTASGLAQWGPPASKDFLGIAPSKASLHELKSIISSLRTDNEFDTERLRGLMKVASS
- a CDS encoding TetR/AcrR family transcriptional regulator, which gives rise to MTETPNRLERRKARTRGALIEAAQGFIARGELNAPIAEITQAADVGMGSFYNHFVSREQLFQSAVDGALELLGGYLDSLTDVDADPAEAFTRSFRISGRLFRLQPELSRVLIHSGPELITSQHGLGPRAARDIVAGVDAGYFRVEDIQLSLALVAGALLGLGQLLLEQPDRDDNEAVDRMAYSVLLALGMSDADARDLCARPLPPMSDVPSVDGESA
- a CDS encoding SDR family NAD(P)-dependent oxidoreductase, translated to MSGTIELAGKVALVTGGARGIGAATVERLRAAGASVAVVDRDFPADPTGTERTLLLVGDVTDPAAMADCVAATIDRFGRLDIVIANAGITPPPATIRSIDRAVFDSVMAVNFGGVLNIVRAAADEIVASGGHILLVSSCAAFTPGMGGSAYMVSKAAVEQLGRALRIELAAVGASAGLAYFGVVDTDLARHTLDDDPIGRRIGGFLPWPLSRRLPSQRAAELLVHAVRTRRARLIAPAVWTPYFWFRGMLNPILERRLVRDRRVAQIIRDLEETHAR
- a CDS encoding flavin-containing monooxygenase encodes the protein MPATPFDRATPVPHTDVAIIGAGFGGLGAAIRLEQEGRSDFLIFERDTAVGGTWHVNTYPGAQCDIPSALYSFSFAPNPDWTRLYPLQPEIEAYLNDCTDRFGIRDRIRFRHEVLDATWNDEQAQWVVRTSEGTWSARILIGALGPFSEPATPDIEGLESFSGTVFHSAKWDHQHSAQGRRLAVIGTGASAVQFVPRLAPEAAHLTLFQRTPTWILPHPDRPISESGRSLLRKFPRAQRAMRRTFDLFQEALVPGLIGHRSLLAPLTALGRAHLRRQVKDPVLREKLTPGYEFGCKRTTFSNKFYPALCRENVTVETTSIARIVPEGIVTTDGTVHQVDAIVLGTGFTVSGHTGFRRIVGRDGKSLADHWPDGEMSSYRGTTVHGFPNFFMLLGPNSVVYTSQVVTIEAQVNYILAALRAMDDNALAALEVSMRAQIEFADHTDERLAGSVWNSGGCSSYYLSPSGRNVTYWPGSVRNFTRRMSTIELRHYHCRSALSEVDPMLATSKELA
- a CDS encoding PDR/VanB family oxidoreductase, with the protein product MHSHLGEITVTAPGRGLRAIGAASRFYARLVTDSPIVTALSPARPRRSVGYEFETVVDDTIDEAEDVRSLLLSRRDGAPLPTWQPGAHIDVTTPSGSVRQYSLAGRPGSGDHYRISVRKIPGGRASTEIHALSRGAVLRVRGPRNAFPMAEAEHYLFVAAGIGITPIRAMIERAVRDGARWTLYYHGRSRASLPFVALLQQLALTSRGHVIVKTDDVDGFPVPEDIVDLGMGNSAMYVCGPAALSGRLRDESLASTAVREFHTELFAPAAVVDGMPFVLKLDRSGDTIEVGAQETALDALRRSRPDQPFSCRQGFCGACVVGLVAGRVEHRDRVLSPSERENSLTLCVSRAAVDGEALVLDL
- a CDS encoding metal-dependent hydrolase translates to MSRNKAGDSDEQYTDESYAIVARAVTFDWSGVPLQYIPHEWYATHFWNVMHLVLPEGERAMADVFARALPYIDDRRLHEEVVGFVGQEATHASSHESFRTYLVAHGVDIEPILQRIRFAVGVVFGDHGLTGRAGKAWLNERLGIYAAAEHFTAVVGEWLLDNAEFDRIGVDPTMLDLLRWHGAEELEHRNVAFDAFQYVDGGAFRRARTAVIASAGLAVLWFSTAAYLYRNSVATPRTGTRRLRAPWPIAFARASRKHLIPGLSFLFVQLALYIRPGFHPSKMGDIDKAVQYLAVSPAALAAQQ
- a CDS encoding TetR/AcrR family transcriptional regulator, which produces MHPDGDDGPILDAALELFGEVGIPRTTIGDVAKRAKINRVTVYRRIGSKDELVRAVMARESSRLFAAVAAAAAEQRSRADRAAHGFATTIDSVRTNPVLLKMFDSESSLVLEQLTTNASALLVTAINAATHITRGELESDTFAVPDAPEIVVRVVHSILLTPSAAAPLDTYDELLAFAHRSIVPLLVGVD